The window TAGCCCAAACCTATTCTCAGGATCCGCTCAGTGCCGTTGAAGGTGGCAATCTTGGCTGGGTTACGCGGGGGATGTTTACGCCCGAATATGAGGCCGTCGCCTTTAAGCTACAACCCGGAGAGCTGTCTAAGGTCATTGAGTCGCCTTTTGGGTTTCACCTTATCCAACTCATCGACCGCCGTGGTGATGAGTTTAACTCCAAGCACATTCTCCTACGTCCTGAAGCTTCCAAAGGCGATATCAAAGAAGCCGAGCGCTTCCTCGATAGTCTCCGCACCCTGATTATACGGGATTCGCTTACGTTTGAAAAAGCCGCCAAGCTTCACTCTGACGACATCAACAGCTCCACCAATGGAGGCTATATCTCTTCTGGCCGTGGCGATGGTTATGTGCCGTTAGATATGATTGACAAATACCTCTATTTTGTGGTAGACTCTATGACCGTAGGCAACATTACCAAGCCTATCCCTTATCGTACAGACGACGGTAAAGAAGCTATGCGTATTGTCTATCTCCAAGGCAAACGAGATGGGCACTTTGCGTCTCTCGAACGTGATTATCCCAAGATACAACAAATGGCCTTGGCCAAGAAAAAAGAAAAAACCATCGAGCAATGGTTTACACAAGCCCGAGACGAAGTATTTGTTTATATCGACCCCGAATACCTGCCTTGCAATATCTTGGGGAGTAATAAAGATGCACCATAAACCGATTGTGATAGGTTAAACCCAATCAAAATTGGGAAATCTATGCGCTGAAAATCCTTAATAATCAAGAAAATCAAATACCGTCAATCCTCAAATCAGGTAAATCTTAGTATAAAATTTTTCCGGCAATTCCAAAAGTTATAGGAATTGTCGGTTTTTTTATAGATAATCGCATACACCTCGTTACAACCATCTTCTCAACTTGACAGCTTTCTGGCTTGTAACTTGGGTGAATATTCATTAATTATTACCCAAGGCTATGCCCAATTCTTCTGACAATCTACTATATGAAGTAGCCCTCAGTCTTGTGCCGGGGGTAGGAGCTGTTACGGCGCGCCAACTCATCAGTTATGGAGGCAACGCAGAGGCTGTATGGCAAATGCCCAAGGCCAAGTTGCTCAAAATCCCTCAAGTTGGGCCACATATTGCCAGGCAGATGGAAGCCGCCGACTACCTCACACAAGCCGGGCGCATCATCGACGAAGCCCGCAAACAGAAAGTTGAGCTACTGAGCTATAGCAGCGCACAATATCCCAAACGCCTGCTTCACATCCCTGATGCGCCCTTGGTCCTGTATTACAAAGGCACTGCCGACCTCAACGCTCTCCGCACTGTGGCAATAGTAGGCACACGCGAAGCCACAGCTTACGGCAAGTTGTTTGTAGAAAAACTAATCCAAGATTTGTTGCCGTATAAGCCTGTCATCATCAGTGGGTTGGCTTACGGAATCGATATTGCCGCACACCGCGAGAGCTTGCGACAAGGCCTCACAACAATAGGCATTATGGCCAATGGAATCGATATAGTATACCCAGCCCTTCATAAAAACACTGCC of the Eisenibacter elegans DSM 3317 genome contains:
- the dprA gene encoding DNA-processing protein DprA, whose translation is MPNSSDNLLYEVALSLVPGVGAVTARQLISYGGNAEAVWQMPKAKLLKIPQVGPHIARQMEAADYLTQAGRIIDEARKQKVELLSYSSAQYPKRLLHIPDAPLVLYYKGTADLNALRTVAIVGTREATAYGKLFVEKLIQDLLPYKPVIISGLAYGIDIAAHRESLRQGLTTIGIMANGIDIVYPALHKNTAQEMLQAGGLLTENPFGTKPDAARFPARNRIIAGMADAVVVVEARNKGGAIITAKVANDYHKEVFALPGNINQPASQGCNELIKTHQANLITEGQDLVMMLRWQNPTSQTNQSQTMRLPLTQLTPLEQQIISFLRSKPARKALLDELIQHTGLTLPQLSSLLLSLELQGVLCALPGQSYELL
- a CDS encoding peptidylprolyl isomerase codes for the protein MKFSISPKYLGLGLLLGLCQLLPGFSYAQGGSDAGDKIIARVDDYIVLLSELEATYQQYLAETRGRGYSEDLKCRILESIVTNKLLVAKADIDSVMVEEVELQDQLDRRMEYFVRQAGGPDKLENLYQKPLELIKEELREQVREQMVVERMEEHITQGVKVTPKEVQDFFKTLDTIPFINEEGRVGHIVKIPEPNKNSKAATREKLEQLRARIIAGEDFGILAQTYSQDPLSAVEGGNLGWVTRGMFTPEYEAVAFKLQPGELSKVIESPFGFHLIQLIDRRGDEFNSKHILLRPEASKGDIKEAERFLDSLRTLIIRDSLTFEKAAKLHSDDINSSTNGGYISSGRGDGYVPLDMIDKYLYFVVDSMTVGNITKPIPYRTDDGKEAMRIVYLQGKRDGHFASLERDYPKIQQMALAKKKEKTIEQWFTQARDEVFVYIDPEYLPCNILGSNKDAP